The Malassezia vespertilionis chromosome 2, complete sequence genomic sequence AGCCGGGAATCGTCAGGATACTGCGCAGTTTACCGTCAAACATGCGTGTGATGGGCGACTCAGCGTCCAATGTCCCGCTCGTTCTTGTGAGGCTCGTCTTGCCTTTTTGTCCGACCTCAAGCCAGGTATCGCCATCGGGGCTCTGtggccgctgcgcctcgcgcgtcTCGCAAAGAGCATCGACGCCGCTGGCCGCAAGTGCAGGGCTTTGCACAGTAGCACGGCCCGtctggcgctgcatcgcacgcTGGTATACCAAAAGCAACTCATCATGCAGTGTGCTAAGCACCATGGAAAAAAACTCCTCGGCATCTTCTTGGTGGCCAAGGTGCAAAAGGTCGAAGCGtttgtgcaggcgcatggCGTCAAAGATGTAGTCGGGCAAAATAGGCGCAGTGTCGAGCTCCTGGGCAGAGGCGAGCGAGAGATCCGCTGGCGCTTCGGGAATGCCTCTCAGAAACCGAAAGATGGCTTCGAGAAGAGGCGTCGAGTTGCTCAAATCTTGCGGCACCTCTCTATGCAAACTCGTTAGGAAATGGTACAAGGGTCGTGTGTACACCAGCATCTGCAAAATCACGCTCGCAAAACACGAGTTGCCCTGGTTCACAAGACCTACGGGAGTCGTGACAATGGGGTGAAACTGTTTGTGTGCATCCGCGTACAGCTGCTCCAGCGAAAAGACTTGCTTcgcgggcggcgctgcccaaGTCGTGCGCTTTTCAGCAACGGGCGTTGCGCTGGGTGCGGGCGCCCTGGCCGGGGGGGCCCATGCTTTGGGCTTGCCCCATGCATTCTGCACCACGACCATCGAAGGCACACGAAACTCGatggcgcgctttgcaggaGGGGCGTTTTTGGTATACAAAGGGGTGAATTGGCTGGCGTGGGCGTACGCAGACGCGCTCAAAACGACTGGCGCGGTACGATCGCAAGATAGAGACAGTCCTGCTTCGCATACAACGCTGGCCGCAGCATGTTTCCCTATTGTAGCGCGATGGAAGCGCCGTcgcacaggcgcacgcGTCATCACAATAGGGtgtgtgcttgcgcgcatgttTGCGAAATATTCGCACGGCGGATCGCGTATTGATTGGAGTTTGCGTGCCGGTACATTGGCGTACGAGACCATTGGGTAACTAGCATGTGCTTCGCCATGCACGCCCATGGACGCTAGGCACTGTATTCTGCGGTGAAATCAAACTTGCACGAGCCCGGCCGCGGCGGTCCCAAAAAGTGGAGAAGAAAATGTGGTGTAGAGGCAATTTATTCCAAATCTATGGAGAAAAAAGAACATGATCTTGGGGAGGAAAGACGAGCACCAAACATCTAGGTATATTTGCATAGCTTCCCGTTACTCAATTGAAATGATTATCGTCACTCATAGAACTCGTTGTTAACGTGGGTGGGACCATTCACGGCGTCGTATCCTTGGAAGCACCCGCAAAGGCCAACGCATGCTCCGATGAATCAGACACGCTCTTTTCCCATAGGCGCTCcgaatgcggcgcgtcggcgagaTGAGATGTCACTTGCAGCCTCGGCTTGATTTTGTCGTTTATGTTCAAGTCAACCGGCATGCCCCGCATTGGAAGCGGTCTGTGCGTGCCAGCGAGGCCGttgagcgccgcacccGGCTGACTCGTATCCAAGGCGCCGGTACTGTGGGCCAATGGCGAGACGGGTGTGGATGCACCAGTACCGTGGTGCAGTGCATGGCTCGCAAAAGGCGACTTGGACCGGAAAGAAGAGGCAAAGGGTGTGGGGCTTTTTGTATTTTGATACTGGTCCAAATGCTCAATATCTACGCTGTTGGGGCgtggaagaagaggaacAGAAGTCATGTCAAAAGGAAAACCAAACATGCCAGCGCCGGGTGTGAGGTTGTTGAATTCAAAGCGTGGATCCTGTGCATATCCTTCGCGCATCCCGCTGTTGGGCCTGCGCGCAGGCAAGCTGGGGTGCGCCAGGAGGCCGTTTCGGGCACGCGCATGTTCTTGCTCCGCAATAGTGTCGCGCGTTGCACGTTTCATGTCGGGTGCAGACTGCTTCGAACGCAGGTCAGGGCGCAATATGGTGGgtgcgctgggcgtgctttgcgagcttccatcgcgcgcatcaaGGGGGATGGGTGTGGTCCTTTGAGGTAACTCAAACTTGGTCACAATCACCTGTCGCTCGTCCGCACCGCCGACCATGCGGTGGAAGAGGCCCAGCTTTTGTGTGACAAGCTGTacaatgcggcgctccgtGTGGGAAAGACTCTTGGAAAAagcaagctcgtcgcgtATACGGTCGTCTTTAAAAAGCAAGACGCGCGAATAGACCTCCAGTGCAAATGGGTCATTCAGGTCCAGCGAATCGTTGAGTGCCGAGTCGCTTGTGTTGGAAAAGCTGCCCGCATCAAGCGCTGCAACGTTCTCCTGGTGGGGCATTGCCAGTGGGGGTGGGGAGAATGTATTGAGCAGTGGCACGCTAGGAGAGACAACCCTGCTGGGCGCTGAAGGCATACCCAGCGAGGAAGGCACAAATTCGGCGCCCATGGGCTTGTCTTTTTTACGGTCCTTGTCActggcgccgtgcggatACTGCAAACGCTTGATAGCTTTCTCTTTCTCGATACGTTCCTTCTCGCCGGCTTGTAGTACTTTCTTGTACTCGACGCGCAATTTGCGGCCACTCACATCGAGACCGTTCAATGCTGCCACCACCTCGTTCGCTTCCGCGGGCGAATGGAAATTAGCAAAGGCCAGTCCACGGAAAATGCCCTGGTCAAAGTGGTAGTTGAATGCATAAGGAACAGGAATGCCTAAATCGCGCTAATGTCAGTAGGATTGCAAACGTACGATAACGTGGAGTAGTTGCTCGCGTTTAATGTTGAAGGGAATGTTCTTAATTACAATCGCAGTGGGGATAATATCCGTTTCGCCTGTAGTATTAGTCGGGATATTCCCGCCAAAACGAATAGGGCCTGCGCCGAGTTGCATGGTCGGCTGTGTTCCGTTCACGGAGGTCAAACGATCACTTCCGACGCCAAACGGCGAAGATGGGCTTGGCGCTCCCCACGTATTAGAGTAAAATGGGAGAGTgccgcgagcgccttgTGAATTTGCAGATCCTGCAGAAAACAAGGGGTTTAGCATGTCTAAACGCCCAGGAGTGGCTGCATCAGGCACTGCTCCAGGCGCCTTGGCAAACATGTCTTCTTGCGATTTCGTTCGGGCAACACTATTTCCTGGAGCAGAATTTCCGTTGGAGAACAAGTGCTGGAACCGAGAAGAATACATGTTGGCCGTCGCATTGTCCTGGAGGCTGGGACTCGGTTGAGTCAGATGGAATGGGGAAAACGACATAATCGCGTCGAACGGCACATTGTTGGGCGCAGCATATGGCTCGGCCAAGCCATTATCTGCCGGAAGTTCATTTCCAACATTCATGGCATCGAATGACTGTACAAAATTCTTTTCGGCCATGATTGCAAATGATGGCCCTTGCTGGGTTTCTGTTCAAGTGTGGCGCCCGAATGGGCCTAAAAAGATTCGTAAGAGACTACTCTCCAACAATAATCCCGCTTATTAGAGGTAAGTCCTTACCGTGCAAAACAACTGGCCTAACACCGTCGGAAATCGACGAGTGGTAGTGATTGAAaaatgcacagcacgcgGTCTGTTTGTAAGCAGGAGACTCGGCTCCTACGGCAGGGGAATTTGCCTTGCCAATTTACTGCAAACAAATCGCGTAAAACGGTACTTTTAGTCATCTTTGTACGGCCAATATTTTCTACATGTGTTATGCGCTAGCAATCACTGTACATGTCTACAAAATTTCACATGCTCTATGCACCTTCGGGTAGCATACGAAAAAATTGGAACGATACAGAGAAGATTAGCATGGTCCCTGCAGTAAGGATGACAATCATGATCAGAGAAGAGTGTCTCACAAGAGACAATTATGTTTTGCTACATGGTTTCTTACTGTTTTGCATGCTTTGAGAGCGTAGTGTTGTAGTAATGATTTGTATGCACGCGTAGTACTATCCGAAGAGCTGCACCATGCCGTCGGCGCCGGCCGTAGCCACGTATGGAGCAGTAGGGTGGTATAAGGCAACAAGAATGCCTTCGTTGTCTTTAGCGCTGTGCGGCTTTACTTCTTGGAAACACACAGCCGAGTAGGGGTCCGAAGGTTGGCCAGGATTGGCGGCACTGTTTTTATTCCCCGACTCGGCCTCGTTTTGTGCAGCAGTGCTGATCATGTCCCAAAAGCGCAGTGTACAATCGTGGCTGCCACTCATCAGCGTCAAGCCAGAAGGATCGACATCAATGCACGATACGCTGTCATTGTGTGCACAAAGTTCCATGATGCACTCGCCTGTTGTGACATTCAACATGCGTATATAATTGTTTTCCTGTGCAGTCAACACAAGCGGCAGCGTTGGATGCGCCCCCAGCATGTTGGTATGAATATCAGACCGCTTCTCCAATTTCTCTGGAGAGGTGAGGCATTTTAGTTGGTTGCCCGTCTCAACCGAAAATGTCTTGACACAGCCATTCGTGTAGCTTACTGCACATATACGCAAGTCGGCTGGCACTGCTGTAATAAATGTCGGGACAGGGAGCTCGCTGTTGTTATACTGCGCTGAACCTTCATCCACACACACACTTCGATCGGTGCCGAAATAGTCCCAGCTCAAGTAGAGTTGCGGCTCTTCCGTGTCCACGCGCCATAGTCGGACCAGTCCGTCGGCGCATGTCGAtgcgaggagcgcatcctcTTTACCGtggtgctgcagcagcacaatATTCCACACAATTTCTGGTGTCTTGGCAATTAGCGTGGACTGGGCGGCACCGGCGCGATCCTCGGCAGTAGCAACCGGCCAAGCGCGGATGGTAAAATCCATGCTGCTGCTATACAAACACTGCTGCTCTTTCGAGTAAGCCAAAGATGTGACCGCTGCAGTGTGGCCTCTAAACGTAAACACATGCTGCGTCTTCAAGTTCTGCGGTACCGGCTGGGACTGTGCGGGATCGATCGACGACAAGGCCCATTGTTTGATCGTACAGTCGTCCGAGCCCGTGAAAAACCCGTTGCGGTCCCCTTCAAACGTCAACGCGCGGATGACGTCAAAGTGGGCGCGCATAGTGCCTTTCAAGTTCCAAAGTTGGACGTCGGCGACGGGCACTGGCGACGGTGCcagtgcagcgtcgccgcTTTTCACAGCGTCATGCTTCTCTTTTTCCTTCTCCAGCGCACTCATATCGGTTAGATTCTTGACGAGGTCTGTAGACAATGGATTCGGCTCGGATTGAGTAGGGGTAAAGTACTCGAGTGCAGGTGGCGTGGCAGCGCTCTCTGCttcgcgcttcttttcgGGCAAGAGATGCGTTGCGGCACTCTCTGTAGCACGCTTTTCCTCGCGCCCTTCCAAATGCTCCACATGATTCGACGCATCTTCCTCCAGCAAGGACATGTGGGGCCGAGGCAGGCTGCTTTGCTCGCTGCCCGTATCAACGCTTTCGGCATCGTTTGAAAGTGGATTCAAGGTCGTGGCACTGGTAAGGTAAGCAATCTCTTGCAAGCATTGCTGTAAATATGCACGACTCTTTGCGCGTCCTTTGGAGTCCTTGACACCAAGTGGTAGCTTGACGTTGCTCTGCGTCATGCTGGCATTCTTTGTGCATGCATTCGCGCGGAACAGCTCCGGTGTCGCGAGGCGTTGCGCACCGAATGTAGTACCTGCCTCCTCGTACTGTGGCGTGTGAGATTCGTTTGCTGCAATCCTCTCCGCCTGCTTCCCAGACGTGTGGGAAGCATCAGATAAGCTCTTCAGTCGCTCCTGGCGAAGCGCGTATTCAAGCATCttgatgcgccgcatcagGTCATTCTTCACATTTTCTACGCCACGGCGCTCTCCttcaagcagcgcaatcCGTGCACGCAACTCTGCCCGCTCAATGGCCCAAGTATTTCGGTCGTGCTCGTATTTTCGCCATTCTTTTTGCAGGAAGTGCAAGACACCGGATAAGGAATATTCAGATACGTCTTGCTGGCCGTTGTGAACCCCGTTCGTGGCGCTCGGGGTCATATTGGGCCCTTTTCAAAAGCGTCTACAATAAATGTACTAGAACTTGGCACTGAGTCTGCTATGCTAGCAGCGTGACAATGCCGGTACGTTCCAAGGCACTGCAACAATCGCCGctgccaaggcgctgcggAGAAAAGGGGGGCCTAGTAGGTTTAAGGACGCGTTTTGTGGAGGTGTGCACCGCTAGGTTGTGCGGCCCGCCAGCAGGCGCGACGAACCAAGCGCGGCCATGTCTGCAGAGGAGGAAACGGTAGGTGCTGGGTGGGCGTTAACTAGTATAGGACCACAGGCAAATTTTCGGTATGCATAAAGGGGATTTGTAGATCTCATACTACAGGGAGCGACTCGGAGGACGAAGAATATGGTCAGGGTACGGATAATTGCAGCGCGATACTGACATAAAagacgcgcgtgcacagGAAACGGAGGTGGTGGATACACTGCCGAGTATTCCTCACCGTGAAGTGACGGAGGAAATCAGCGCGCCCCCGAAAAAGTACGCACTTTAGACACGTATTGACGACGAGAAAAAAGTCGAAGCacgacgatgacgacgacgtcgacgacgtcgtcgtccaggACAATACGCCTGAACCTGAGGGGGAACAAGTGCCTGAAATATCTGAAAAAGAGCGTACGTTGGGCTTTTTTCGCAGATCTAACGCACTGCAGGTATCCGCGCCCAAGTCGACGCGCAAATCGAAGCAGCCCTTAAAGCAGGCAAACGACGCACTACACGCCGACGTGCAACTGGCGACGATGTATGTATCCCTGTTGGCCATATACTGACATGGTAGGACCTGGAGCTTATGGCAGACGAAGAGGTGTCTGCGCTTCAAAAAGAAATGATTCTTGCAGCggacgaggacgaagagGCGAACCGACTCAAACAACCCGCCACAGCCAAGCTTCGCATGCTTTCCCGCGTTGTCAGCACCTTGCAAAAGACGCATTTGCAGCAAGCGATTCTCGATAACAACTTACTGGAAGGCGTGAAACGCTGGCTCGAGCCGCTGCCCGACCGGAGTTTGCCGGCGCTAAACATCCAGAAACAGTTGTTCGGTGTTCTTGAGGCCATGACAATCGATACCATAAGTTTGAAGATGAGCGGACTTGGTCGTGTGGTTGTGTTTTACACGCTTTGCGACCGAGTCGAGAAATCGatcaagcgcagcgccgagcatctCATTGGTACGTTTAGCTCGCCTCACTGACGTACCAGAAGTGTGGACACGTCCGATTCTAAAGCGCTCCGCATCTTATCGCGACAGGCATGTCGCACAAGCTGAATGGCACCAATACTCGCCGCACAACCCATCTAGTCATTTTTCCGGAAACGCATTTTCCACGGACTCCAGTCGCAGGCATGTGGGCATTCCGCAGGCAGTCACTACAGGCTTCCAAGTCGCACCTCGCAATACTGTCGGCGGCTCAATGAACGAACACGAGCACCACACACGGATTGCGAATCACCAAAAGTACGTGCGCGCTGACAAAGTTACTGACGTGAGATTGAATCGGTTCAAGTCGCGCTTGAAAGATGCCAGGGCGCGTCGCTAATATATATGCTATAGCACTGTGAGGATGCCTTTTTCGCACATTATGTTTCAATTTTTTCATATTGCTTTTGTTGTCGCTATAGGTAGCGACGGGTACTTCCGACAGGGGTCGTATCCCAGCCGTGACAAGCTAGAAAACCCACATATACGCAGCCATGATGTGGCAACGTATTGGAACCGCATCGGACAAGTGGATAAACCAGGCATAATAAGAAAGGAGATAGTGTATAATTactcctcctcctcgtcaCCACCCTCTTCGTCACCACcctcggcggcggcggcagaaGCTTGGCGCTTACGCTTAACGCGGCCAGGGCGACCACCAGCATAGGGAGACTTGAGCGTGAAGTCAATGTGCTTCTGCGATTCAAGACGGACAATAAAGCCCGGCGCAGTAACAATCTGCTTACCGACACGGATGTGACGCTGGGCAATAAGCACACGGGCTTGGTGAACACTCTTGGCAAGACCAGAGCGGTACACCTGGGTCTGGAGACGGCGTTCAAGGAAGTCCTCCAACCGAAGAGCCAACACGTAATCAAGCTTCATGCGGGACTCGTCAAGCACACCAATGCGGATGAGACGACGAATAATGGCGTTGCCCTCAAAGAGACGCTTAGGGTTCTTCTCCTCAAGCTTGAGCAGCtcacgcgcagcacgacgGATCTTGGAGAGCGTCAGGGCAATGCGCCAAATCTCTGTCTTGTTCTTAAGACCGTACTCGCCGCAGAGCTTCAACTCGGCATCGAGACGAGGGCTCTCAAACGGACGGCGAGGCACCTTGTACATTTTACTGTACTTACGGGGCCCACCCTTACAACTGTGAAAAGCGACGGGCATGTTGTATCAGTCGCGCGGAAAACGTTGCGGTGAGAGAGGATGTGCGCGCGAGTCTCTTCGTCTGGCGAACGTTGCTAACCGGCCGAGAAAAATAttatatcacgtgatatatTGTAGTTCTTCGGTTCACGCGCCATTGCCTGCGAAGGCTCGACTCGCTCGTTTGATACCAACGTTGACTATTCTACAAGATGCCGCACAGTTATGGTTACAGGGCGCGCACCAGGCACATGTTTGCCAAGCAATTCAAGCACCACGGTCAGGTGCAGGTGAGCCGCTACTTGAGGCCCTACCACTCCGGCGACATTGTCGACATTGTTGCTGACTCTGGTGAGCAGAAGGGTATGCCGCACAAGTACTACCAGGGCCGTACCGGTGTGGTCTACGGTGTATTTCCTCGTGCTGTCGGTGTTCTCATCTACAAGACCGTGGGCAACCGCAAGATTGAGAAGCGTGTAAATCTCCGGATTGAGCACATCCGTCACTCCAAGTGCCGCGACGACTTCCTTACCCGTGTGAAGGCCAACGCTGctgccaagcgcgctgcCAAGGAGAAGGGTGGTACGTATTTAACAGTCTCTGTTGGCGCGAGGAATAGCTTGCATATTTTGTTCTGCGCTGCCAATAGAGCGTACCGTATGAGCATCTTACTGACACAAACAGAGAACGCCAATCTCAAGCGTCAGCCCGCCCAGCCCCTGGAGGCGCACACCATCAGCCTTGTCAAGAACCTCCCCACCACCCTGGTGCCCCAGGCTTACGACACGTACATCTAACGGTTCATTTACTTGTTAGTGTTCTCCACAGTGTCTTACGGCATTCCCGGAGCTTGAAATACTCTGCGTGCGATGATTTGCGTGCAAAATAGAGCGTGGCTATTATTCCACATGTACTGCCCAGCGTCTGCTGAGTGCTAGAAAATGCAACCTTTTGCACAACTCGCGTAGCGTCTACATAAGCACCCCAAACGCATGGAGCTAGCCAACAGCTTGGACTTTGGCGCCGTGGGCGAATGGGCATGCCTGGTGCCAGTCTGTACTGTGGTACATACATCGTAAGCGGCAAACTCAGCCGCGTGCGGTGAGAGGAGAATCATGATTTCTTCGCGGCCAGTCGTTACAACGCATTTTAtcatgcgtgcgctcgccggATATGGTAAAGCTGCGCGGAGGCTCGAGAAATCGGAAATATGGAAGATGCTCACGTAGTGCGCCCAGTTTAGTGGGGTATGCATGGCCGACTATATTGTTCAGCAAGCCTGCGAAAATGAGCAGGGTAGGTGCTTCCCCGGCAACGACAGCGTTGAGGGGCTAGCCGTGCTCATTGGGTCCGtccatgctgcgcaacatgGGCGCTTCGATCAAGTTTTGTTCTCACATTAGCCACCGATGGCGTTGTCAGCATCCCTTGCACGCCGaaatgcgcgtgcataTCAGTAATACCGGGCGTCACCCAGCGGCCGCTTGCATCCAATTCATGTGCGCCATGGGTCGATAGCCCGCTGTTCGTAGATTGGATAAATTGGATCAGGCCGTGGTCGATAAAGGCGTCGGCTTCATACACTCCTTTCTCGCACATCCAAACCGTCGCATTGCAAAGGGTGGCGGAATGCGGGCCGGACAGAACAATTAGTCGTTCTCCGTACGCTCGCCCAACCGGAGAGATGACCCAGCCGCTGCAtatgcagcgccgcacatttCGCAGTCGTGAGCGCTATACGGCTCCGTCTTGCTCCCACGCGAGGCTATGTAGGTGAGCACATGCCTTCGAGACTGCCAAGAACGATCAAAAACGCAGAAGAGTGCAGTAGCCTTGTGGCGCtgttgcgcttgcgcgtgttGATTTCATGACCAGTGCCTACA encodes the following:
- a CDS encoding ubiquitinyl hydrolase 1 (EggNog:ENOG503NWFU; MEROPS:MER0005436; COG:O; BUSCO:EOG09260V8Q); translated protein: MVVVQNAWGKPKAWAPPARAPAPSATPVAEKRTTWAAPPAKQVFSLEQLYADAHKQFHPIVTTPVGLVNQGNSCFASVILQMLVYTRPLYHFLTSLHREVPQDLSNSTPLLEAIFRFLRGIPEAPADLSLASAQELDTAPILPDYIFDAMRLHKRFDLLHLGHQEDAEEFFSMVLSTLHDELLLVYQRAMQRQTGRATVQSPALAASGVDALCETREAQRPQSPDGDTWLEVGQKGKTSLTRTSGTLDAESPITRMFDGKLRSILTIPGSKTSVVLEPCRTLPLDIQPPHVHAISDALRNTAVPEEISGVWSPGRNAFVEATKHVLLEQLPPVLVLHLKRFVYDEVGGVQKSCKNIAYPLTLDMAPEMMSALLRTTETNLQYTLFGVVYHHGRLATGGHYTVAVMRQDGSGWIHIDDTYVSPIPTEEVLHPQKSAQLGSGQAYLLFYHRL
- the PIN4 gene encoding Peptidyl-prolyl cis-trans isomerase pin4 (COG:A; EggNog:ENOG503NZ7N), yielding MAEKNFVQSFDAMNVGNELPADNGLAEPYAAPNNVPFDAIMSFSPFHLTQPSPSLQDNATANMYSSRFQHLFSNGNSAPGNSVARTKSQEDMFAKAPGAVPDAATPGRLDMLNPLFSAGSANSQGARGTLPFYSNTWGAPSPSSPFGVGSDRLTSVNGTQPTMQLGAGPIRFGGNIPTNTTGETDIIPTAIVIKNIPFNIKREQLLHVIRDLGIPVPYAFNYHFDQGIFRGLAFANFHSPAEANEVVAALNGLDVSGRKLRVEYKKVLQAGEKERIEKEKAIKRLQYPHGASDKDRKKDKPMGAEFVPSSLGMPSAPSRVVSPSVPLLNTFSPPPLAMPHQENVAALDAGSFSNTSDSALNDSLDLNDPFALEVYSRVLLFKDDRIRDELAFSKSLSHTERRIVQLVTQKLGLFHRMVGGADERQVIVTKFELPQRTTPIPLDARDGSSQSTPSAPTILRPDLRSKQSAPDMKRATRDTIAEQEHARARNGLLAHPSLPARRPNSGMREGYAQDPRFEFNNLTPGAGMFGFPFDMTSVPLLPRPNSVDIEHLDQYQNTKSPTPFASSFRSKSPFASHALHHGTGASTPVSPLAHSTGALDTSQPGAALNGLAGTHRPLPMRGMPVDLNINDKIKPRLQVTSHLADAPHSERLWEKSVSDSSEHALAFAGASKDTTP
- the ADI1 gene encoding 1,2-dihydroxy-3-keto-5-methylthiopentene dioxygenase (EggNog:ENOG503NXU5; COG:D), with the translated sequence MTPSATNGVHNGQQDVSEYSLSGVLHFLQKEWRKYEHDRNTWAIERAELRARIALLEGERRGVENVKNDLMRRIKMLEYALRQERLKSLSDASHTSGKQAERIAANESHTPQYEEAGTTFGAQRLATPELFRANACTKNASMTQSNVKLPLGVKDSKGRAKSRAYLQQCLQEIAYLTSATTLNPLSNDAESVDTGSEQSSLPRPHMSLLEEDASNHVEHLEGREEKRATESAATHLLPEKKREAESAATPPALEYFTPTQSEPNPLSTDLVKNLTDMSALEKEKEKHDAVKSGDAALAPSPVPVADVQLWNLKGTMRAHFDVIRALTFEGDRNGFFTGSDDCTIKQWALSSIDPAQSQPVPQNLKTQHVFTFRGHTAAVTSLAYSKEQQCLYSSSMDFTIRAWPVATAEDRAGAAQSTLIAKTPEIVWNIVLLQHHGKEDALLASTCADGLVRLWRVDTEEPQLYLSWDYFGTDRSVCVDEGSAQYNNSELPVPTFITAVPADLRICAVSYTNGCVKTFSVETGNQLKCLTSPEKLEKRSDIHTNMLGAHPTLPLVLTAQENNYIRMLNVTTGECIMELCAHNDSVSCIDVDPSGLTLMSGSHDCTLRFWDMISTAAQNEAESGNKNSAANPGQPSDPYSAVCFQEVKPHSAKDNEGILVALYHPTAPYVATAGADGMVQLFG
- the IWS1 gene encoding Transcription factor iws1 (BUSCO:EOG0926390Q; COG:K; EggNog:ENOG503P0IY), yielding MSAEEETDHRQIFGSDSEDEEYGQDARAQETEVVDTLPSIPHREVTEEISAPPKKKKSKHDDDDDVDDVVVQDNTPEPEGEQVPEISEKERIRAQVDAQIEAALKAGKRRTTRRRATGDDDLELMADEEVSALQKEMILAADEDEEANRLKQPATAKLRMLSRVVSTLQKTHLQQAILDNNLLEGVKRWLEPLPDRSLPALNIQKQLFGVLEAMTIDTISLKMSGLGRVVVFYTLCDRVEKSIKRSAEHLIGTFSSPH
- a CDS encoding uncharacterized protein (COG:J; EggNog:ENOG503NU1W) gives rise to the protein MPVAFHSCKGGPRKYSKMYKVPRRPFESPRLDAELKLCGEYGLKNKTEIWRIALTLSKIRRAARELLKLEEKNPKRLFEGNAIIRRLIRIGVLDESRMKLDYVLALRLEDFLERRLQTQVYRSGLAKSVHQARVLIAQRHIRVGKQIVTAPGFIVRLESQKHIDFTLKSPYAGGRPGRVKRKRQASAAAAEGGDEEGGDEEEE
- a CDS encoding uncharacterized protein (COG:J; EggNog:ENOG503P285) translates to MFAKQFKHHGQVQVSRYLRPYHSGDIVDIVADSGEQKGMPHKYYQGRTGVVYGVFPRAVGVLIYKTVGNRKIEKRVNLRIEHIRHSKCRDDFLTRVKANAAAKRAAKEKGENANLKRQPAQPLEAHTISLVKNLPTTLVPQAYDTYI